The Petrotoga olearia DSM 13574 genome has a window encoding:
- a CDS encoding ABC transporter permease yields MYWKYAFKRMLMGVMIYSVIIFVYSVLFNVMFKLRYSYLLEGPILPEIFSDWIDTLTFNYGQSMSIRSFKGETDVIKIVLERVPNTMLLFTMAIIIDIFLGVYLGIKKAQKAGGIMDKTTSILTMVFYGLPTWWVGLVMIMFFSFRLPLFPSGGIFSMPPPEGLIKRFVDIVYHLILPLSTLVFFRFWGRAYLSRNIVLQNLQNDFITSARARGIPERKVLFGHALRASAPPILTMSVLSVLDSFSGALIIEGIFNWPGMGNLFWAAIQQDDIPVLLGNLSFTTLLYICGIVILDLIYGFLDPRIKVGGKE; encoded by the coding sequence ATGTATTGGAAATATGCTTTTAAAAGGATGTTAATGGGTGTTATGATTTATTCTGTTATTATCTTTGTGTATTCTGTACTTTTCAACGTCATGTTTAAACTTCGCTATAGCTACCTTTTGGAAGGGCCAATATTACCCGAGATTTTTTCTGATTGGATTGATACCCTCACTTTTAATTATGGGCAATCAATGTCTATAAGATCTTTTAAAGGGGAAACTGATGTTATTAAAATTGTTTTAGAAAGAGTACCTAACACTATGCTTCTTTTTACTATGGCTATTATCATAGATATTTTCTTGGGGGTATATTTGGGCATAAAAAAGGCTCAAAAAGCAGGGGGAATTATGGACAAAACTACTTCAATACTTACAATGGTTTTTTACGGTCTTCCCACGTGGTGGGTTGGGTTAGTAATGATTATGTTTTTTTCTTTCAGATTGCCTTTATTTCCTTCAGGGGGTATATTTAGCATGCCACCTCCTGAGGGTTTAATAAAAAGATTTGTAGATATTGTGTATCATTTAATTCTACCTTTATCTACGCTTGTTTTTTTCCGTTTTTGGGGAAGAGCATATTTATCAAGAAATATAGTGTTACAAAATTTGCAGAATGATTTCATAACTTCTGCCAGAGCAAGGGGTATTCCTGAAAGAAAAGTTTTGTTTGGGCACGCTTTAAGAGCTTCGGCTCCACCCATCTTAACAATGTCGGTTTTATCTGTACTTGATTCTTTTTCAGGAGCATTGATCATCGAAGGTATATTTAATTGGCCTGGAATGGGCAACCTTTTTTGGGCTGCTATTCAGCAGGATGATATTCCTGTTCTTTTGGGGAATTTGTCTTTTACAACTCTTTTATACATCTGCGGTATTGTAATTTTAGATTTAATATACGGATTTCTTGACCCTAGAATAAAAGTTGGCGGGAAAGAGTGA
- a CDS encoding ABC transporter ATP-binding protein, with protein MNVIEVNDLLKRYPQRTSKEMLTAVDKISFHVKEGEIFALLGPNGAGKTTTIKSICGLLVFDEGKIKIKDYDLKAKRSKALKQISVVLEGSRNLYHRLTPIENIQYFVGIRGKKISKNEALDILDFLRIKEKANEVVYTLSRGMQQKTALAVCLAADTDVLLLDEPTLGLDVISNVEFRRLLTNVKEKGKSILLSTHDMALVEEIADRVAIINNGKIVVCEDKKKLMDVFSATGYKIKVRSEDTLERELDKIGITQITKESNIYDLTVDFKTSSELYEVIDFFKSHDAEIVSIEKQMVNFEKIFISYTNGDRGRQN; from the coding sequence ATGAACGTTATTGAAGTTAATGATTTACTAAAAAGATACCCACAAAGAACTTCAAAAGAAATGCTTACAGCAGTGGATAAGATTTCATTTCATGTGAAAGAAGGAGAGATCTTCGCACTCCTTGGCCCAAATGGTGCAGGAAAAACAACTACCATCAAAAGTATATGTGGCCTTCTTGTTTTCGATGAAGGAAAGATAAAAATAAAAGATTATGATTTGAAAGCAAAAAGGTCTAAAGCTCTTAAACAGATAAGTGTAGTTTTGGAAGGGAGTAGGAACCTTTATCACAGGTTAACCCCAATTGAAAATATACAGTATTTTGTTGGAATCAGGGGGAAAAAGATATCGAAAAATGAAGCCTTAGATATTTTAGATTTTTTGAGAATTAAAGAAAAAGCCAACGAAGTGGTTTATACGCTTTCAAGGGGAATGCAGCAAAAAACAGCCCTTGCTGTCTGTTTAGCAGCGGATACTGATGTTCTCCTATTGGATGAACCTACTCTTGGGCTCGACGTAATTTCTAATGTAGAATTTAGAAGATTGTTAACAAACGTGAAAGAAAAAGGAAAGAGCATCCTTCTTTCTACTCATGATATGGCATTAGTTGAAGAAATAGCGGATAGAGTTGCGATAATAAACAATGGGAAAATAGTTGTGTGTGAAGATAAGAAAAAGCTAATGGATGTTTTCAGTGCAACAGGCTACAAGATAAAAGTAAGGTCAGAAGATACTTTAGAGAGAGAACTTGATAAAATTGGTATTACACAAATAACAAAGGAGAGTAACATTTACGATCTAACGGTAGATTTCAAAACATCTTCAGAATTATATGAGGTTATCGATTTTTTCAAATCACATGATGCAGAAATAGTGAGCATAGAAAAACAAATGGTGAATTTCGAAAAGATATTCATTTCATATACTAATGGGGATAGGGGAAGACAAAACTAA
- a CDS encoding ABC transporter permease, producing MVNAFVANFKKNFIEMRRYFFDTVSSFIILFIIFYLIFFGYMVASGPNFGDTIDGIIVSYFMWIMFLASFQGVSDWISQEAERGTLEQLFMSPVRFEFQMIFHVISDFCINVLMIVPLMYLAAFTTGRTLNFDLFTLLYLIILGSISAVGVGLILGGIALIFKKISSLIQICTFAFLAILMFEVDALWFELLPMVKATGMMRSMAVTGTKFYQFPVQDHVILWISAALFLLLGIIIFRGFEKRAMVKGTLGQY from the coding sequence ATGGTAAATGCTTTTGTTGCAAATTTCAAGAAAAATTTTATTGAAATGAGGAGGTATTTTTTTGACACAGTTTCTTCATTCATAATACTTTTCATCATCTTCTATCTTATATTTTTTGGGTATATGGTAGCAAGTGGACCTAATTTCGGAGATACAATTGATGGAATCATTGTGAGTTATTTCATGTGGATAATGTTTTTAGCTTCGTTCCAAGGTGTCTCAGACTGGATAAGTCAAGAGGCAGAAAGAGGAACTTTGGAACAACTGTTTATGTCTCCTGTAAGATTTGAGTTTCAAATGATTTTTCATGTGATAAGTGATTTTTGTATAAACGTTCTAATGATAGTACCTTTGATGTATTTAGCAGCTTTTACAACAGGAAGAACTTTGAATTTCGACCTTTTTACTCTCCTCTATTTAATTATTCTTGGTTCTATTAGTGCGGTTGGTGTTGGTTTAATTCTGGGGGGAATCGCTTTGATATTTAAAAAGATTTCTTCACTCATTCAAATATGTACTTTTGCTTTCCTGGCAATTTTGATGTTTGAAGTTGATGCGCTTTGGTTTGAACTTTTGCCAATGGTAAAAGCAACGGGGATGATGAGAAGTATGGCGGTTACAGGAACAAAGTTTTATCAGTTTCCTGTTCAAGACCATGTTATTTTGTGGATAAGTGCAGCTTTATTTCTTTTGCTAGGAATAATTATATTCAGGGGTTTTGAAAAACGTGCCATGGTTAAAGGAACCCTGGGACAATATTAA
- a CDS encoding ABC transporter ATP-binding protein has product MRLKIISSNVKRFFEYSKKYKKIHLNLYLLSIPITLFFIANPYILRYMIDEVIFQNKFSLLLPSMLAYITVVVGQVVLAFFENYYAGASEADVIKNEQLTLYEKVQKISSAYSSDNQIGDFLARITSDIAEIANFLVLTKPVIILNIIDVFIILIVLSTFSWQLTLLVIATIPLYYWILNHFNKRLLDTSKKERKEYSKVMESLREKIEGINIIKLFAKEPLFHKKLEKDTEDWRKEKRKYVWNVTGLEQGMIFIITITTPLVIGLGGYMVMSDTITIGSLMAFYSFSSWLYNPLRMINEQLAQLQRGDSLAERFFEILDMPEEESDGIYLFPEDYDIEYKNISFKYRDEIVLKNINLFFGKNEKIALVGTSGSGKSTMVSLLVRLYDPTNGKILLGNKNIIDYKLQEIREKIKLVRGNEPLFNMTAKENIMLDDEFTEEEFMKAVKKAKVDKFIGLLDEGYDTVVGERGGKLSDGQRQRVAIARALIREPKVLILDEATSGVDSQTEEEIFDELKEYEMTLIIISHRLSTIRKADKVILLKDGEIMEEGVHEELLKNSPLYKEIIESQLVV; this is encoded by the coding sequence ATGAGGTTAAAAATAATTTCTTCTAACGTTAAAAGATTTTTCGAATACTCAAAAAAGTACAAAAAGATTCACCTAAACCTTTATCTTTTATCAATTCCAATTACGCTTTTTTTCATAGCCAATCCCTATATTTTGAGATACATGATCGATGAAGTTATATTTCAAAACAAGTTTTCTCTTCTCTTACCTTCCATGTTGGCGTATATAACTGTGGTAGTAGGTCAAGTTGTTCTGGCCTTTTTTGAAAATTATTATGCAGGTGCAAGTGAAGCAGATGTGATAAAGAATGAACAACTGACTTTATATGAAAAAGTTCAAAAGATTTCTTCTGCTTACTCTTCAGACAACCAAATTGGAGATTTCCTCGCTAGGATCACATCCGATATAGCTGAAATAGCCAACTTTCTCGTACTAACAAAACCTGTGATAATATTAAACATCATCGATGTTTTCATTATTTTAATTGTTTTATCAACTTTTAGTTGGCAGCTTACTTTGTTAGTTATTGCAACGATACCGTTATATTACTGGATATTAAACCATTTCAATAAAAGATTATTAGACACTTCGAAGAAGGAAAGAAAAGAATACAGCAAGGTCATGGAAAGTCTGAGAGAAAAGATTGAGGGTATAAATATTATAAAATTATTCGCGAAAGAACCGCTTTTTCATAAAAAATTAGAAAAGGATACCGAGGATTGGAGAAAGGAAAAGAGAAAGTACGTCTGGAATGTTACCGGTTTAGAACAAGGGATGATTTTTATAATAACGATAACGACTCCATTAGTAATAGGTTTAGGTGGTTATATGGTGATGTCTGATACCATTACAATTGGTAGTTTAATGGCTTTCTATTCCTTTTCAAGCTGGTTGTATAACCCTTTGAGGATGATCAATGAGCAACTAGCCCAATTACAAAGAGGAGACTCATTGGCAGAAAGATTCTTTGAAATCCTCGATATGCCTGAAGAGGAAAGTGATGGTATATATCTTTTCCCCGAGGATTACGATATCGAATACAAAAACATCTCATTCAAATACAGAGACGAGATAGTTTTGAAAAACATAAATCTCTTCTTTGGCAAGAACGAAAAGATAGCGTTGGTAGGAACAAGTGGATCTGGCAAAAGTACGATGGTGAGTCTTCTTGTGAGATTATATGATCCCACAAACGGTAAAATACTATTAGGGAATAAAAACATAATAGATTACAAATTACAAGAAATCAGAGAAAAGATAAAGTTAGTCAGAGGTAACGAACCCTTATTCAACATGACGGCCAAAGAAAACATAATGCTTGATGATGAATTCACTGAAGAAGAATTCATGAAGGCGGTAAAAAAAGCGAAGGTAGATAAATTCATAGGGCTTTTAGATGAAGGATACGATACTGTAGTAGGAGAAAGGGGAGGTAAACTCTCAGATGGGCAAAGGCAGAGAGTAGCAATAGCAAGAGCATTGATAAGGGAACCAAAGGTATTGATACTGGATGAAGCAACGTCAGGGGTAGATTCACAGACAGAAGAAGAAATATTCGATGAATTGAAAGAGTACGAGATGACTTTGATTATAATATCCCACAGACTATCGACGATAAGAAAAGCAGACAAAGTGATACTATTAAAAGATGGAGAGATAATGGAAGAAGGAGTACATGAAGAGTTACTAAAAAATTCTCCCCTTTACAAAGAAATAATAGAAAGTCAGTTGGTTGTATGA
- a CDS encoding transposase, which yields MVSFRRRIQKRTKYLLLKNPNNLTKKDKVRLDETLRNGFKEEQHLDTVQAYGLVLEFKKMFDYKKPSYVIKYFLFFFIAVDKLN from the coding sequence CTGGTATCATTTAGGCGAAGGATACAAAAAAGGACAAAATACTTGCTATTAAAAAATCCTAACAACCTTACTAAGAAAGATAAAGTTAGACTCGATGAAACGCTCCGAAATGGGTTCAAGGAAGAACAACATCTTGACACAGTTCAAGCCTACGGATTGGTGCTTGAGTTTAAAAAGATGTTCGATTACAAGAAACCTTCTTATGTAATTAAGTATTTTCTGTTTTTCTTTATTGCCGTTGATAAACTTAATTGA